GCCCTCTGGGAGAGTGGTCACAACCTCCACCAGATATCTGATCAGGTTGCTGAGCACCCAACTCATTCCCCACTTTTCCACTGGACAGAGCCCTGAGCTGGGTCTGGGAATCCCAATGTGTTGCCCTTCTCTAGGGCAGTTTCCTTCGGGTCAGGGAGAGCTATGTAGAACTCCAGGGCAAGAGTTTGATGCAGCATAGGAAGTTGAAGATGAGACTGGGACATAGACCAGCCTGGAGCAGAATTCCTGTGACTTCTATAAACCAAGAAATCATAAAGGAGGTTAAGATAAAAGCAAAGCCAGTCTTACCCAGGTGTGAAGTAGATTTGCAAATTGGGAAACAAGTTAGGTGTGTCTGGAAGGGAACATGGGCTGGGCTTGTAGAATTAGAAGTGACCCCATGCAACTTTGGGGGAGATAAATAGAATTGAAGTCCAGTGGAAACTGGAATATCCACGTCAGGAGACAAAACTGGTCATTCTGGTATTTTTCAAACCTTATAAGGTATTTAATTACAGAAATTTGTTCCCTCTTGTCAGGTTCATTTCCCAACATTAAACTGGTGTGGCAATTTACCACTGTCAGTAAAACTTTAAGACTCAGGAAAAGATTGTTCTCCTTTTGACCACTCTGcagccattttgattttttgtatgACTTCAGTCCCCTGGGAAgatgagggaggggaggaagcatCTGTTTGGTGACCTTAGAGCCAGCAGCAGCCTAGTATTCATGCTTTGGGTACAGCGGGAGGGGCTTGGGTGCCCAGCACTTCTCGACTCCACCCGCTTTTCAAGACGTCACTGGGATCCGGTGGGCCAGTTGCAGGGGAAGCCACCTCCTGGTCAATAAATCCCAGGGCTGTCTGACTAGGGTCTGCAGCTGTCTGAAGGAGCCACCTCATCCACAGCTCTCCCTTGGTGAGTGAGAATGCTACCCTCCTAACTGCAGAGCTCTGTGGGTGCATggcacactgtccctctcccAAGCCCCTCCACCCTTCAATCATGCCCAGTAAGACCCCCCTTCTCTTCTTCTCACCCCAACTCTATTAATCTCTTCCTGAGCTTATCACTCCTGGCGTGAGGGACAAGGGGTGGAAGTACTTACTCCACTCACCACACATCCATCCCACATTCCCAGCTCCCGTGGAAAAGAGGACAAAGAAAAGGAGCAGACACTCGGGTGCTAGAGATGCCCCACTCTGCCACTGACTCATGGAGAATTCCCCTGACcatccttcccatttattgaacTGAAGTTTGTTCTCTCAACCTTCCACTTTTAGAACTtcctgaaggaaggagggatgggccTGAGTGACTAGAAGTTCCCTGCGAGCTGGGGAGCGGGGCTCTGCTCCAGAACTCTGGGGGAAGACTGGTCTCTGGGGCATTCCCCACTGGCTCACACTGGGGTCACTCAGGGTATACCCCTGTAGACCTGGGGTGAGGagcattagcagagggggaaagGCTTTGGAAAATAATAAGCTGGCCTGAGAGGCCATTTATCCAGGGTAACCCTCGAGAAAGAAAGGGTATGTCTGGGAGTGTCAGACTTTTTGAGTGCTCTCTACTGTTGTACAGAGCAGCCCTGCCATGGCTAGCTCTAGATTaggcctcctgctgctgctgctgctgctgctgctgactgCCCACCCTGGACCCTCGAGGGCTCAGCACTGGTCCTATGGCTGGTACCCAGGAGGAAAGCGAGCCTCCAGCTCACTCCAGGACCTCCCAAGTGCTCTTAGGCCTTCAGGTTGGTCAGAGGTTTTCCCAGCGTGAATGGGAAGAAGACAATGTTGGCTCAGGCTTCTCCATCTACCTGGTTCCTGGGTTagggaggtgggggcaggcctCAGCCTTTGTTCCCTTCTGAGGAAGGGTCATGGGCACTGCAGCAGGCAACCCAACCCAGGCTGCCCATAGCCTACCAAATGATGTGCTGGCTGCTCCTGAGGATCCAATGCCCTGGGAGGGCAGGACCATGGCCCGGTGGTCCCTCCAGAGGAACCAGCGTCTGGTGTAGACCCTAATGGTGAGTGTGGTGAGAGGGCCCCATCATTCAAGTCCTGCCATGGGTCCCCTTTGGCCATCTTGGCTGGGGACTGGGGCGTATGAGACACCACTGGGATGCCCCTTGCCCCAGTATCCCCAGTAGAACAACTGTACTTATAGGGCCCATATATAAGACAGTGGTAGCTTCATCCTGACGGAGCAGTACCAGCAGTACCGCCAGACTTCTTGACAGCTAAGTCAGCACGTCTCAAGGTGGGCGGGCCCCCTGgtcagagggaaaagggaagaggtgCACCTCAGAGATAGGCAGCAGGCTCGAAGAGCCAGGTTGTCACTGACTTGCACTCAGAACACTCAGTGACTATAGACCTCCCCAAGACCATAGAAGAAGACAGGTGTAAGAAAATGACTTATTACTAGTTCGCAAATAAAGTGCACCAGAGGAGCACATTAACTAAAGGAGGAAGTGCTAAGTTCCTAGGAGCTACAGCCTTATCGCCTAATTTCTGCGATGTGAGCTCAGATTTTTACACATCAGGTTTGTTTGGGGTGCACAGGGCCACCTGCCCAGGGGACTGGAAATCCCCATGCTGGGTTCTTAGGCTTCTATAGGGGAGGGATGCATCCTAGCAACGTGAAAGCAGGCCAACCGGCCAGAtggcaggagggaaggggacCGAGCAGCTCAGCCCGAAGTATGACGCCCCTCTCCCTCCACAGAACGCAGCCCGAGCGCCGCGTCCCTCCATCCTTCAATAAAAGTGTGAAGTCGGCCAAGCTGTTGCCTCGAGCCCTTCCTTTGTCCCCTTCCTATTCCACTCCCCTGAGACCCctaagggggagggaggggcggCCCGGAGGGAGGGCGGGGCCGAGCCCGGGGGCGGGGGTGACGGACCGGGTAGCGGCGCGCGAGCTCCGCCCcctggggaggggcgggggccCGGAGGACTGCAGGTTCCGTGGTTCCCCGCGGCCGCTTCCGGGCCCAGCGGTGGCGGGCGACCGGGAAGCGACGCGGCCATGCTGCGTACCCTGGGCGGCCTGGGCGCGCTCCCCCTGTTCCGGGCTCCGGCCCTGCTACTGCTGCCCGCGCGCGGCCGCAAGACCCGCCACGACCCGCCCGCCAAGTCCAAGGTCGGGCTCGTGAAGACGCCGCCCGCGGTGGATCCTGCGGAGTTCTTCGTCCTGACGGAGCGGTACCGGCAGTACCGCCAGACTGTGCGCGCCCTCAGGTGTGTGTGACGGAGGGGCAGGTGACCGTCGGCGTCCTCAGGGGAGTGTTGGGGCAAGCGGGCGGGCAGAGAGGGTGCCGACTTGGAGCGCATCCCCGCCCAGGCTCGAGTTCGTGTCCGAGGTGCGGAAGAAGGTGCATGAGGCCCGAACCGGGGTCCTGGCAGAACGCAGAGCGCAGGAGGATGCCGCCGAGCATCGGGAGCTGATGGCCTGGAATCAGGCGGAGAACCGGCGGCTGCACGAGCTGCGGTGAGTGGAGCGCGAGGCGGGGCACGGCCCCGTGGCCTACCCGGGAGAAGCGGGGGCCCCGGTCAGCTTCGGCCTCCTCCCCCTTGCAGGCTAGCGAGACTTCGGCTGGAGGCGCAGGAGCAGGAGCAGCGGCAGGCGGAGGAACGGGCCCGCCGCGCCCGGGAGGAGCAAGCCAGGATGCAGCTCAAGGAACAAGAAGTGCTGCGTCTGCAGGTGGGCCGCAGCCCCGGAGACGTTGGGGGTTGTGGGCATGCAGACTCAGCTGAAGGATCTGAGGGAAGGGGCCCAAGGGGAATGCCTGTGAAGCACCGAGAGTGGAGGTGGGAGTGGAATTGGGAAAGCGTTCAAGTTCCTGGCAGGTGGTAAGCCCGGGTGCGCACTGGTGATAAAGTCATTGAAAGGTTGAATATGCCTTGCTGAGATTGGCGCCTGAGACCAGTGAGGAGTAATCCAGAGGCAGTGGATGAGGCTTGAATTAAAGTTATAAGAGCAAAAAAGACGAGTTTGAGAGAGTAACCAGGTAGCTTGAGGGACTGAATCCACCCGGTGAGACACAGAACTTATCACAGCTGGGGCTTGGGGCTCTGGCTGTGTTCCCAGGATGGTTGTCTAAGAAAGAGGAATATGACCGAGGCTGTCTGAAATTATTCCACTGGAAGGACAGTAGGGAACTCAAAGAGGCCCTGAACTCCAGCTAGTTTTCCAGGGAGAGCTTGGAGCCTCTCCCTAGGTGGGCTTGAGGCCAGCAGGCTCCCAGTATGTGCAGGGCTCCCATGCAGCTGGCCTTTTCTCTTCCAATAGGAGGAGGCTAAAAACTTCATCACCCGAGAGAATCTGGAGGCGCGGGTGGAAGAAGCTTTGGACAATCCGAAGGACTACAATTGGGCCATCACCAAAGAGGGTCTGGTGATCAAGCCTCAGCACAGGGGCTCCTAGGGGCCCAGTAAGGACGGTTCCTACCAGAGACAGAATgtatatgggggtaggaaggctGGGCCTGATCTGGAATGAAGTAGTTGTGTTTCCAAGGAGAAAAGCTCAGACTTTTCCAAGGCTGCCTTCATGTTCTGGCCTCTGCACCCACCACTTGGTCAGAAACTCTCAAACAGTGACCTATTCTTCCTCAAGTACAACCTCAGGATTGCACCAGACCGTAGAGTGTTTTCCATCTCACAGAGAATTGAACTGGGTGACAGTCCTCTGGGGCAGTCAGGCTCTCTCCTGTTATCAAGGGCAGTGACTGGTTTCAGTCCTTAAACCAAATGTGACctgctgcctgtttttgtaaataaagttttattggaacacaacctTGTCTgttcttttactacttttgtgCTACTACAATGACAGATGAGTTGGAGTAGATACTGAGTGACtcacaaaatctaaaatatttgttattaactttttacagaaaaagtttattGTCCCTGATTTGGAGCTTTAGACTACTGGCTAAGCACTGGTATCATACACCTGTTATCTGAGCTGGCTAACCATTGGCCACAGGTCTGCTTTTGCTTAATCCTGGACTTTGCTGGCCAGGGTGTGGCATGTTCATGACCCTATTTCTCCTAGTAGCTCTTCACCTGTGATTTTAGTGACCTACATCTGCCCTGGCATGCCCAGCATTCTTAGACCACTCAAAATTGGTGCTGGCAGGGGAGGCCTAGTTGACTAAGTCTTTTTGACATCATGTGGCTTGTCAAGCCCTTGTAACAAACCTTATGGGTGCCAGGGATATGGGCACTCAAAATTGAATAAGTTGAGCAGGTAGATCCATGGCCCAGTTCAGGCCCTCAAGCAAGCCGTGAGATGAGGACAAAGACGTTTGTCCCAGACAGCTGTTTCCCCTTTGCTGCTATTTACATGAACTTTAGATACCACCAGAGGAAAAAGAACTGAATCCAGATTTTTCCATGACTCTTGTAGATGGCTTGGGGATTCCCAAGAATCCATAGAGATTAGGGAATACGGGCTGCCCCTCATGTTCCAAGGTGAGGAAACAGCTGTCAAGAGGCAAGCAGAGGTGGTGCCCCAACCCCAGAGAGCCACGGTCCCCTTCTTAGCTGGTAATAGTTCTCTCCCGTGGCACGGATTCTGGACAGAGCACAGTGGGGTCTCTGCTTTCAGGTACCCAAAATAGCTTCCAGGGTGATGGGAGCCGATGAGCAAATGTCGTGGGCCGTGATTTGACAACTTAGTCCACAACTTCAGGCTTCATTGTGGTGAGAAGTGGACCATCTGATTCCCTGCAGTGGACGCCTGTGGTAACTTTGACATGGGACATAGCCCGTGTTAGGAAACCCATTTTTATGTACATACTCCTTTCTGAACTTCCTTGTCACCATCTTCCGGTTTCATTCTTTCCAAGTTTGCACCAAGATCCAGACACAAATGATCTGTCTCTTCAGATAGGACACAGTGTAATACCTTCTTGAAGCTCTTTGGGTTGATTTCCTTTCACTAGTGCTATCTAATGTCCTGCATGGGGCTATATCACCTTAGCATTCACCTGCTGTCAGTGTGTCATGCAGAACTACCTATCAACCGAGCTTCAGCATTTCACTCTCCACCCGCAGCCATCTTCCTCATATGGGCCCAAATATAGGCAGCTTTTACCTTTAAGGGTAACTCGAGTCCAGTCCCATCTGTACTGTTTCTAATGGATCAGTGCTATATGGGGCATGGGTAAGCTATCAGTTCCCACCAATCCAGGCTACAGTTTTGTGGTATCCCACTGTAGAATGTCTTAACTTCTAGCAGAACCCTGGATGGTTAATCTGATAGCCATGGTCTTGCTCAAACACCAGGGGCTCTTCTCATTCTTGCCTCAAGTTCCAAATGGTTGGGTCTCCTATTTACAATACATGCTCTGCTGGGTTGTAAGGGATAGGGTTGTCAGAATCATACTTGCTGCAGCCTGGACCACCTAGAGAAGATTCCCTTGTTCTAGGTCTCACAGATGAGTGATAAATTTGAGGGCTACCCAGTAAATGCATCTGGAGCAGAACACCCAAATGTGAGTGCTTTCATAAGATTTGAGGAGGGGAAACACCCTGCTTTGTGCACAGGGAGTAGACAGGATGGGTCAGGGTACAAGTGCAATTTGTATTTCCACTTCGGGGAGGGAAGGTTTTCTGTTCCCCCAGAAACTGATGAATGAGTAGCCCCTCACCCGTTCCAGGATTTATCTCCCCAGTCACACATGAGTGTCTTACTACAACACTTGACTCTCCTTCTAATCCTCCAAGCTAAGCAGCATGATATCAATGAAGTGGACTGCTATGAAGTCCTGGGGATGGATGGGTGGTCAAGGTCTTGAAGATAAGACCATGCAAAATTGCAGAGTTGGTCATCTCTTAGGCTGAATAGTAAGGGTGCCAGACTGCTGCCAAATGAAGGGAAACAGCTTGCAGTGGTTCAAgtggataggaaaagaagaattggCTTGCCGGGTTAATAGGCACTAGGTGCCTTGTTAATCTCTTCTGTCAAGGAGACCCCGCTGGGTCTAATTCAACCTGAAGTTACTCCTCACATTTTTCCAAAGTACTCCAAATTTTCTGCTTGGAAAACAGTCAGAGGTGTCCAAGAGTCTCTGAAATCTGTGGGAAAACTCCCCCTGTACTTTTAAGTACGGAGTTGAAACAGACACATAGGAAATAAGCCCAGCTGACTGCTGAAATAGACTGATTCTGGCAGGAAGAGTCAAGCttggaattcttttttccttcccaaatGCAGGACTTCCTTCCATTCAAAGTAATATTGCAGGACTGGgagtagagctcagtggtagagtgcttgcctaccattcaggaggtcctggatttgatcaccaacagtgggaaggagaaaaaaataaataaataaaaggcaatatTGGAATCCAAAAAACCTGAGACAGGCCAGTCTAGTGATGGTGACCACTTACTTCCCTGGTTGggtattttaacaaatatattctCAGTGCAGGTAAATGCATAAACAATAAACATGAAgtaaaatgaattattataaaGTGAACATCTATGTCAAAGAACTAAATGCTGCCTTAGTCAACCTCTGAGGTTATAAGCTCTTGAAGTCAAAAACCTGTAAGGAGGAATCCCACTGTAGTACCATAAAAGGGCCTGGGAAAACAACAGAAGTTCAGAGCTTCATAGCAACATGAGTCCTTACCAGTACCGTGCAGTGGCCTGTGGATCACAGACACCCAGTCATCTTTCCCCATGTGTTTGGGCATTTCCTCTTATTGGGGGTAAAATAATTGGCCCATGGTTCAAGGTCCTAGGAAGTTATGTTgtatttcatactttttttttttttttttttttttttttttttttaatgctggctACTGAGGGAAAGAAGTGGTCTGGAAGATAAATTTTGTGTCTGGGAAATTTGAAACTTGAGGTATAAATGTCACCCATGGCTTTGCCTGTTACTGCCAGAGCCAGAGCCTGTAGGTGTTATTGCTGCTACCAGCTGCTGCTGTTGTTGGACCATAGTCACTGGGCAGGAACCCAGCCTGCCCTCAGCTGTTGTAACTACTAGAGATGCCCCAGACATGGAGAAGATGGATTTGCTTGCCTTCCTCTGACCTAAACACAAATCTTTTAAGGGGAAATGATGGTCTACCAGAACAATAGTACAGGTAGATGGCAGAAATAAATGCTGGTACtcttgcacagtagggtgacaaGCTAACGTAATGCCCGGTTTTAAAGAAGTAGGACTTGGCATGTTCTCACaacaaggaaatgataaatgtttaaagtaATGGATATTCTAGTTTTCACATATACAtcgtaccccataaatatgtataatcacaTGCAAGTTATTAAGAAAACATCTTTTGCCAGTGTCTCCTAGATTATTGTCCCTACCAAACGGCAGCCAGCTAACAAGGAAATCTGGGAAATGTGGTTTGCCAGCTTGCAGTTTCCCTGGGAATTGAGAACTACATAAAAAGTACTAGCATCAGAATGattttttataagaaatgttTCTCACAACTTGTAGAATTAACAGTGGGAAAAGTGGAATTGTTTTATAGGGAATTTTTtgttcagtgctgggaatcaagccCAGAgctttgggcatgctaggcaagtgctctactactgagctatacccccaggcATTTTCAAACacattgaaatgaaattttagacTACATGCTTTGACAAGActttgccaaaaagaaaaaaagaaagaaagaaagaaaagaagcagaagaaacaggagaaaaggaaagagggagggaaggaaggaaggaaggaaggaaggaaggaaggaaggaaggaaggaaggaaggaagtccaagAGAGATGAGAGAATGTTTGTATGATGCCCTATTCACTTCTACCTGGAAATCCATACAGAATAAAAACTAGAGAAATCTCCAGGAAGGGCTACATAGCTTTGTAATTACAAGACTGGTGCATCCTTcgggtttgaatcccagttccTCCACTTACCACTGGTGTGTCTTTGGGAACATTTCTTAGTTGTCCTGTGCCTTTGTTTCCTCAAGAGTAAAAGAGAGATAATACTGATATCTAACTGTAAGATTATTGTGGCAATTAAATTAGAGTTTATGTAAAGCTAAGCTCTAAGCTCAGTGACAGGGACGTACATGTTCAATATATGCTACATgcatatttttggttgttttggtactggggattgaacccagggcttcacacacacTATACCCCTGGGCTACACCCCTAGACAtgccccccacctttttttgaGCATGGTCACAATCTCATACTATGGACTAACAAATGTGGTCAAATTGGGAATGAATTCCTGAGAGGCCAAGATCTGCCTGCAGTTCCCCTTATCTCCAGCAGAGGACAGTCTCATCAAAATAGTGACAGGACCCTTAAAATTCTGAACGTTAAAGTTGGTAAATttgactacatttttttttttttttaaacaaacaaaataatgaaggaaGGGTATTAGAAACTTAACTGGATCCAGTGCTGTAGTTCACATCTGTAATccgagactcaggaagctgagacaggaggattgcaagttagaaaccaacttcagcaatttagccaggccctaaggaatttagtgagaccctgtctcaaaattaaaaaaaaaataataataaagggctgggaatgtaactcagtggtaaagcacccctgggttcaatccccagtactgcatcCCCAAAAAGGATCCTAGCTAGTTGTTATCTCCGTTGCCTCTGAAACTGCACTGACTTTAATCTGCTTCTCTATGCATCCaatctttttctcatttgaaagtAAATGGCAGATATCATGATACTTCAGCTGTAAATACTTAAGTATATACCTTTTCAGAGCAGGGACCCTCCAAATAACCAGAATGCCACTATCTACCCAATACatcaaaggttttttttaaagaatttaacctttaattaattaattaatttacttttactttttttacttttttaatgtggtgctgaggatcaaacccagtgcctcgcccatgctaggcaagtgctctaccactgaactacaacccaaCCCCTCAAACAACTTTTGATCCCAACATTTCAAGTTCCATTTTCTCCTCCCCAGAGTCCCGAGAAGTCAACACTCTACTTTTGTCTCTGTGAATTTAACTAGTTCATgtacctcatgtaagtggaatcacaaagttttgtgactggcttatttcacttagcatgatctccGTGTTCaaccatgttgtagcatgtgccagaatttccttcctaGCTGAGGCTGAATCCCATCATATGTACACAGTACATTATGCTTTTCCATTCATCCACTAATGGaaacttgggttgcttccaccttttggctattgtgaatagtgctataaATATGGAAGCACAAATGTTTCTTCAAGACCTGGCTTTTGATtgttttgggtatatacccagaggTGGAACTGCTGCCTTAtatggaaaattaattttttttcagtgctaaaaATTGAACGCAGGACCTTCTGCATGTTCAACATATATTCTACCACTGGAAAGAGAGGTTATTCATTTTCTGGAATTTAAGCAAATCTCCtaaaggagggaaaataaaaggagGCAACTTTATCTTTCTTATTCTGGGGTATCTCCAAAAAGATACGTCTCTAAACACCTCCGGAGGATACACCATCTCTAATTCCCAAGACCCTTTGCTCATCATCTCCACTTCCAGGAACTCATGAATTACATAGGAATGTGAAAAATCCATGGAGAAATCCATGGAGAATTGTCTTCTAACAATGAGCCACAAAATTAGGTGGAAGTGGTATGTGTGGGCCCACTCTGCTCCTGAAGGCAGGTGTTGATGATCCTTATATGCAGGGGTCCTCTTTCACTCAGACTTTAAACCTCAGGGGAACAGttaaccaaagagaaaaatatggagCTCAGTTTTCAGATGGTTCATATGCAGATGGCAGATAGCTATGGTGACAAGGCTCATATGCAGATGGCAGACAGCTATGGTGACAAGGCTCATATGCAGATGACAGACAGCTATGGTGTTGCTGTCGTGCTCAGGGATGGTTCTGAAGGACAATAAAGGGAATCTACTTCTCCAAATAATATTACACCCACTTTGCCTGGAACTAGAGAAGCCTTGGGGACAGATAAGTAGCTATTGATTGGGCCGGATGATAAAGGACTTGGAACTTAGTACAAATTTGATTGGAGGATGATAACATAGAGGTCTGTGGAAGAGTGCTTGGACGGATCTCTTAGAATGGACCTAAAGTTGGAGAACATTTATGTCCCTCTTGGAAAAGATCACTGCAAAAGTGACTATCACTAATCAGTAAACAAGATGACTTTGCCTGTTAGACGTCCTCTGTCCCTGTTCACCTAAATCCTTACAAAGTGGTCAAGGTGGCGAGGATTGGAGGCCGTTCATAGGCTCAACCACACTGGCTTCTCATCAAAGCCAACCTGACACTTTCCATTGTGAAGCGCCTGGACCACCAAAGTCGGGCACTATTCTCCAGGGACCAGCAAGCTACTTCCAGCACCAACATTCAAAGATGCTTTTGTTGTTTTCCCTCAGTGCTAGGTATTGACCTTGTACAcggtaggcaagcactccaccactgagctgcatcctcaagCTGACACATTTTTTGACTCAGAAACTCCACTTACAGAAAAAGAGGGCAGGCAATTGATTCTCTGGTCTAACCATGTACCCATCCACCAAAAGCAGCTGGCCACAGAGAACAGCAGGATAGCCTATTGAAGGTCCAGTTATGCGCTTGGCCCACAGACATCTGGGGGAGGAACTGTGTTCTGCATTGACAACCAACATGGGTCTCTGTCCCATCAACAACGGCATGGATGGGGATGATAactcaatggagaaaaagaattaatgagaagctttttttttttttttcagtttattttcccCAACTCTACTGAGGTAtacttgacaaataaaaattgtatgtattcaAGGTGTGCAACGTGAGGACTTGATGTACATATACATGAGCAGTACTCAGAGCCTTGTTGAAATTGGAACCCCCGAGCCAGTGCTGCGTCACTCCACAGCTGTGAGATTTCTGGTGGCCGTGCTGCCACAGGAGTGTAAAAATACAGGAGGCAGTCTCAGCATCTATCTTAAACAGGCCCAACACATGTGACCAAAGACCAAGGCTCTAGGGGACACTTTCATGCACCATCTCAATCCACTCAGCCTTACCTCCCTCCAGCATCTGTAGGGGGTCAGTCCATGCTCAGGGGCCACCAGGCAGCAGCACTGCCCCTTAGATGGGGGGGAATCTTtcgcaccttttttttttttttaacagtgccaTGCTGGGGTTTTAACTCAGggcctcgtacatgctaggcaagtgctctatcattgagtcACACCCCCATCTCTTAAAAAGCACTTACCATAAGACCCAGCAACGCTACTCCTAGTTAactacccaagagaaatgaaaacaaatgaccaAAGACATGTTCATAACTATTCCTAGAGTACCCCTAACAGCCCCAAGCTGGAAACAGTGAACTGTTCATCTACCGCtgagtagataaataaattatggctCATCTGcacaatggaatgaaaaataataaaaaggaatgaactactgataGAGAAAATAACTAGGATGAGCCTCAAAAGTACTGGCAAAACAAGCCACAAATAATTATGTACTTCATGGTCCCATTGATGGagaatttttagaaatggaaaatctaTGTCAATGGTTTCCTGGGGCTGGAAATGGGAGCAGAATT
The Sciurus carolinensis chromosome 2, mSciCar1.2, whole genome shotgun sequence DNA segment above includes these coding regions:
- the Mrps26 gene encoding 28S ribosomal protein S26, mitochondrial; this encodes MLRTLGGLGALPLFRAPALLLLPARGRKTRHDPPAKSKVGLVKTPPAVDPAEFFVLTERYRQYRQTVRALRLEFVSEVRKKVHEARTGVLAERRAQEDAAEHRELMAWNQAENRRLHELRLARLRLEAQEQEQRQAEERARRAREEQARMQLKEQEVLRLQEEAKNFITRENLEARVEEALDNPKDYNWAITKEGLVIKPQHRGS
- the LOC124977913 gene encoding progonadoliberin-2 → MASSRLGLLLLLLLLLLTAHPGPSRAQHWSYGWYPGGKRASSSLQDLPSALRPSAGNPTQAAHSLPNDVLAAPEDPMPWEGRTMARWSLQRNQRLV